The genomic window TTCCCTGGTCCCATACCATCACCGTTCCCCCGCCATACTGGCCTTTGGGGATCGTGCCTTCAAAGCCGCCATATTCGATGGGATGGTCTTCCACCTCAACTGCCAGACGTTTGTTTCTGGTGGAATAGCTTGGTCCTTTTGCCACAGCCCAGCTCTTCAAAACACCGCGCCAGCCTAGCCGGAAATCATAGTGCAGACGTGCGGCGTCATGTTTCTGCACCACAAAAGGCAGTTCCGCCGTACTGGTGCTTTGAGCAGCGCCGCTGGGTTCCGTGGTCAGAGAAAAATCACGCATGGCACGGTAACGCGCCAGTTGCTCGTCCACGGCCCGAGCAGCAGAAACCTGCTTTTTTATGCGTTTCGGCATGAATTATTTTTCTCGCAGGCAATCCGGAAGGACTTCTCCGGCCCTGCCTTGGATGACCTCGGTGAAAGCGGCGGCGTTTGCCGGTAGCTCCGGACCGACATAATAGGTACGCACCCACGGACCTCTTTGCCGGGCCCAATGCACAAAACTGGCCGCTGGATGCACATTGCCTGATGTGCCGATGACAATCATCACATGGCAGCGGTCGATTTCATGCATGATGCGGTCCATTCCCAGCGGGCATTCGCCAAACCAGACAATGTGGGGACGTAACCTTGCCCCGCATTTACAGCGGGGAATCACGCTTTCTGATTCATACAAATTCTGGTCAGGAAAAACGGGCTCGCCGCAATCGTCTTCACAACGCGAAGAAAACAGCTCTCCGTGCATATGGAGAAGATTGCGTGATCCGGCACGTTCATGCAGATCATCCACATTCTGGGTGCAAAGAAAGAAATTCTGACCCAACCTTGATTCCAGCACGGCCAATGCGTGATGGGCGGGATTCGGAACAGCTTGCATCGCCTCGCGGCGGCGCATGGAATAAAACCGCCACACAAGCTCCGGATTCTTCTTCCAGGCCTCGGGAGTAGCAACCTCGTCGACTCGATGTCCACTCCACAGACCGTTGCTGTCGCGAAAGGTGGGCAGCCCGCTTTCCGCACTGATACCAGCCCCGGTCAGCACAAACACTCTTTCCTCAGCACCGATGTCAATTTTTGCGCTCATCGCATCAATCAAACGTAACGGAACAACATCATAAAACCGAAGTCCATATGGCTCTGCTGGTGGCAATGAAACAGCGTCAACCCAGGATTGGATGCGACAAAGTCCACTTCAGCAGTGCTTCCGGCCTTCACCACGAGGACGTCCTTTGTCAGGCCACTCAAAGCAGTCCCCTCCAATCTGGTGACTTCAAAACTGTGCCGGTGAAGATGTACCGGATGATCGTCCATGCTTTGGTTTTCCATCACCAGACGATATCGCTTGCCTTCCCTGAGGGCGACTGAATCTGTTTTTGGCCAGGACTTCCCATTGATCGTCCAGGCATCGAAGTCCCCGTGCCCTCTGAATCTGGAATGAAAGGTAAGCTGAATTCGCTCGTCTGGATCTTGGGCCTTCTCCAAGCGCGCAAAGCGTTTGTAGTCCCACAAGGTCTCCGCCGGATCCGTCCATTGTGGTTTTCCCTGCTGTCCGGCATACTCGATAACGATTCCCATACCTGCTTTGCGATAGTCCTCGCGGGTCTCTCCCAGGATCCATGTCCCCGGCTGCGTCATTTCGATAAAAACATCCATCCGCTCTGCAGGGGCCAGTCTCACCGCTTGTACAGTTTTCGATACAGGAACAGGATTGCCATCCATCGCCATCACCTGCATGAGATGCCCGGAACATGCCAGCCAGTGCGTAAGGGTTGCGCTTGCATTCAGGATATGAAACAGAACGCGCTGCCCTTTCCGTACCCGGACAGGCTCTCCCGCACCTAGCATCTTGTCATTGATCGTAGCGTAGTCATAATTCACGTCCATCGAAGCATCTCCGCCTCCGCCCATATGGCCGTTCCAGTCGTGCAGGGTAAGA from Pseudacidobacterium ailaaui includes these protein-coding regions:
- a CDS encoding SIR2 family NAD-dependent protein deacylase, encoding MSAKIDIGAEERVFVLTGAGISAESGLPTFRDSNGLWSGHRVDEVATPEAWKKNPELVWRFYSMRRREAMQAVPNPAHHALAVLESRLGQNFFLCTQNVDDLHERAGSRNLLHMHGELFSSRCEDDCGEPVFPDQNLYESESVIPRCKCGARLRPHIVWFGECPLGMDRIMHEIDRCHVMIVIGTSGNVHPAASFVHWARQRGPWVRTYYVGPELPANAAAFTEVIQGRAGEVLPDCLREK
- a CDS encoding multicopper oxidase family protein, whose protein sequence is MNRRSFLRGCAALSAASALHCLGEEQTADVALKIAPTQLEIAPGKIIHTVAYNGQVPGPLIRWPEGRPITIDVENQTDTPEIVHWHGLWVPASADGAMEEGSPMIPPQGRQRYHFTPQPAGFRWYHTHTFAGHNLKKAMYTGQFGCFYVVPKVDSGNYDQEIFLTLHDWNGHMGGGGDASMDVNYDYATINDKMLGAGEPVRVRKGQRVLFHILNASATLTHWLACSGHLMQVMAMDGNPVPVSKTVQAVRLAPAERMDVFIEMTQPGTWILGETREDYRKAGMGIVIEYAGQQGKPQWTDPAETLWDYKRFARLEKAQDPDERIQLTFHSRFRGHGDFDAWTINGKSWPKTDSVALREGKRYRLVMENQSMDDHPVHLHRHSFEVTRLEGTALSGLTKDVLVVKAGSTAEVDFVASNPGLTLFHCHQQSHMDFGFMMLFRYV